The following proteins come from a genomic window of Fulvitalea axinellae:
- a CDS encoding DUF6370 family protein, which yields MKNVLTALMLSLFVTVAFAQKKKNVKIEKTGVEASCGTCNFGMEGKKCALAVKIDGKAYFVEGTDIHKHGDSHAADGFCKTVRKADVKGKIVNGKFRVRKFVLQPVKK from the coding sequence ATGAAAAATGTATTGACCGCATTGATGCTTAGTCTTTTTGTGACAGTGGCTTTCGCTCAAAAGAAGAAGAACGTGAAGATTGAGAAAACGGGTGTGGAAGCTTCCTGCGGTACTTGTAACTTTGGAATGGAAGGAAAAAAGTGTGCGTTGGCCGTTAAAATTGACGGAAAGGCCTACTTTGTGGAAGGAACGGATATCCATAAACACGGCGATTCGCATGCGGCCGACGGATTTTGCAAAACTGTTCGTAAAGCGGATGTAAAAGGCAAAATCGTTAACGGTAAGTTCCGTGTTAGGAAATTCGTTCTTCAGCCAGTGAAGAAATAA
- a CDS encoding DUF1877 family protein: protein MIAGFLMISEDTLESLMPLGPKDLSDRIIEIEENPENENMDIDKLWDILHAFLTGVSASKPIEGDRLSEAIVGTHPFSYESHADFITCTEHDELPEIIHSMEYFDWEVRKKEFNLKEFGRKRIYPTGICKEDPKALIPEMEKPFDRFSNSIRKRYVKNGI, encoded by the coding sequence ATGATCGCAGGGTTTTTAATGATAAGCGAGGACACACTGGAGTCCCTTATGCCACTCGGTCCCAAAGATTTATCCGATAGAATAATCGAGATCGAAGAGAATCCTGAAAACGAGAATATGGATATCGATAAACTCTGGGATATTCTGCACGCATTTCTCACGGGTGTTTCGGCCTCTAAACCCATTGAAGGCGACAGGTTAAGTGAAGCCATTGTGGGAACCCATCCGTTTTCTTATGAAAGCCACGCCGATTTTATCACATGCACTGAACACGACGAACTACCGGAAATTATCCATTCGATGGAATATTTCGATTGGGAGGTGCGAAAGAAAGAATTCAATCTGAAGGAATTCGGAAGAAAAAGAATTTACCCTACCGGAATCTGTAAGGAGGATCCCAAAGCTTTGATTCCGGAAATGGAAAAGCCTTTCGATCGATTCTCGAATTCTATAAGAAAGCGCTACGTCAAGAACGGCATATAA
- a CDS encoding ISAs1 family transposase, with the protein MLAVFRSGGKLNFSQIHRSMKRDHDYWRDFTGGKSKCCVSRVQLRRILKDTDIQGLKAVAETTFNANETIDPQALQWFSIDGKELRGSIDKSSGDKRGESVVLVTAQEDKTSKVVGYYSGTKDSERGIVDEYFETQSGLSGTAYTMDALHNNSGLLEGIHGKRGVYLSQIKGNQKILREDLRDMERRSECLDYKKTVEKGHGRIETRIYRTYPVETGCLERRWSNTGMSCFIRVDRTRKVVKTGKTSSETSYYVSNINTGLIDQYNLPNAVRGHWSVEANNNMRDTNFGEDGLRSLVSGIQQSVSCILTAVMNILIQRNAGENMNEMREEIVADINSIHQYFNR; encoded by the coding sequence ATGCTTGCCGTATTCAGGAGCGGAGGAAAACTCAATTTCTCACAGATTCACCGCTCAATGAAAAGGGATCACGATTATTGGCGGGATTTCACAGGTGGTAAAAGTAAGTGTTGTGTGAGCCGTGTTCAACTCCGAAGAATCCTGAAGGATACAGATATACAGGGACTTAAGGCGGTTGCTGAAACCACTTTTAACGCAAACGAAACTATAGATCCGCAAGCTCTTCAATGGTTTTCGATTGACGGTAAAGAACTCCGGGGGAGTATCGACAAATCCTCAGGGGACAAACGCGGGGAAAGCGTGGTTCTGGTTACCGCGCAAGAAGATAAAACCAGCAAGGTTGTAGGCTACTATTCGGGTACCAAAGACTCCGAGCGGGGTATTGTCGACGAATATTTTGAAACTCAATCCGGTCTTTCGGGAACGGCTTATACGATGGATGCCCTTCACAATAATTCCGGGTTACTGGAGGGAATCCATGGAAAACGGGGCGTCTACCTTTCACAAATAAAAGGGAACCAGAAAATACTCCGTGAAGACCTTCGAGACATGGAGCGGAGATCAGAATGTTTGGATTATAAAAAGACCGTCGAAAAGGGCCATGGCAGGATCGAAACAAGAATATACCGGACCTACCCGGTGGAAACGGGATGCTTGGAGCGTCGCTGGTCGAATACGGGGATGAGCTGCTTCATACGGGTAGACCGTACCCGTAAAGTCGTTAAAACAGGAAAAACATCAAGCGAGACATCATACTACGTCAGCAATATAAATACCGGTCTTATTGATCAATACAACTTGCCTAACGCCGTAAGGGGACACTGGTCCGTAGAGGCAAACAATAATATGAGGGATACGAACTTCGGAGAGGACGGGTTAAGGAGCCTTGTCTCTGGTATACAGCAAAGTGTTTCATGTATTTTGACTGCTGTAATGAATATTTTGATCCAAAGGAACGCTGGTGAAAATATGAATGAAATGCGAGAGGAGATCGTAGCAGATATAAATTCTATTCACCAATATTTTAATAGATAG
- a CDS encoding TonB-dependent receptor has product MKAKAQTAQKKVLVTVTDQAGETLPGANVIILGKDKGLATDLNGRAQLSGISAGDTIQVSFTGFSPTKKVFAGQSSVTIALQEGVELETVEVKGGSKFVDTKTLTQSEYITAEELKHAACCNLSESFETNASVDVSQSDAATGAKQIRFLGLSGKYTQIQVDNIPTIRGLNSAYGLTYVPGTWVAGIDVNKGAGSITNGYESMTGQINVRLLQPDKTEKLYLNAYGNSLGRAELNVHTGHKINDKWSSSLLVHGNILESEIDRNDDGFLDAPKSKQINVLNRWKYEGDKVMGNWGVQVMADSKLGGQKGFSRDDDNKTSQLYGIGVDTKKIDFFGKNGFNQLGGTSDNLAVFYSVSYMDVDSYYGRRDYSGQQLSAYFNSLYLTQIGSDRHKIATGTSLTFDKFDEELDRLDPQLNRYDWSRNETVVGAFFEYTGKFTDRLTGMASARYDYNSIYDGQFTPRFHLKYEIKDGTVLRASAGKGVRTPNPVAENTRFLVSNREVYMDENLDQEVSWNYGVSFQHEFYLFDRKASFVTDYYYTHFNNKLIVDMDTDPNKVFFQNLDGSAYAHSFQAELSFEPLSGLSASTAYKLYDVRQTINGDLQQMPLVPRHRFFLNLGYETVNEKWRFDWTGHFFGEKRMPHTENKPTEYQQDEYSPAFFTMHAQASYKFSDKLEIYVGGENLGNYTQDDPVIAPGDPFGENFDASMNWGPVIGTMIYTGIRWNVL; this is encoded by the coding sequence ATGAAAGCGAAAGCCCAAACCGCACAGAAAAAAGTCCTTGTAACCGTAACGGACCAAGCCGGCGAAACCCTTCCGGGCGCCAATGTCATCATTTTGGGAAAAGACAAAGGCTTGGCAACCGACCTGAACGGCAGAGCCCAACTTTCTGGAATCTCCGCCGGCGACACTATCCAAGTGAGCTTTACGGGGTTCTCACCTACGAAAAAAGTCTTCGCCGGACAATCCAGCGTTACGATCGCCCTTCAGGAAGGTGTTGAGTTGGAAACTGTTGAAGTAAAAGGCGGATCCAAATTCGTGGATACCAAGACCCTGACCCAGTCGGAATATATCACCGCCGAGGAGCTTAAGCACGCAGCCTGCTGTAATCTTTCCGAAAGTTTCGAAACCAACGCTTCCGTTGACGTATCGCAAAGCGACGCGGCTACGGGCGCCAAACAGATCCGCTTTCTCGGGCTATCGGGCAAATACACGCAAATTCAGGTTGACAATATCCCGACTATCCGCGGGCTAAATTCCGCTTACGGCCTTACTTATGTTCCGGGAACTTGGGTGGCGGGAATCGACGTGAACAAAGGCGCCGGATCCATCACCAACGGTTACGAATCGATGACCGGGCAGATTAACGTCCGTTTGCTTCAGCCGGACAAAACGGAAAAACTGTACCTCAACGCCTACGGCAACAGCCTCGGGCGCGCCGAGCTGAACGTTCATACAGGACACAAGATCAACGACAAGTGGAGCTCGTCGCTTTTGGTACACGGCAATATTTTGGAAAGCGAAATCGACCGCAACGATGACGGCTTCCTCGACGCTCCGAAGTCCAAGCAAATCAACGTGCTGAACCGCTGGAAATACGAAGGCGACAAGGTAATGGGCAATTGGGGCGTACAGGTAATGGCCGACAGCAAACTTGGTGGACAAAAGGGCTTTTCCCGTGATGACGACAACAAGACATCCCAACTTTACGGAATCGGCGTAGACACCAAAAAGATTGATTTCTTCGGCAAAAACGGCTTCAACCAACTTGGCGGAACCTCCGACAACTTGGCCGTATTCTACTCGGTTTCTTATATGGACGTAGACAGCTACTACGGACGCCGCGACTATTCCGGCCAACAGCTTTCGGCGTATTTCAACAGCCTTTACCTTACGCAAATCGGTTCGGACAGGCATAAAATCGCTACGGGAACCAGCCTGACTTTCGACAAATTCGACGAAGAACTCGACCGCTTGGATCCGCAACTGAACAGGTACGATTGGTCCAGAAACGAAACCGTAGTAGGAGCATTCTTCGAATACACAGGCAAATTCACCGATCGCCTGACCGGTATGGCCAGCGCCCGCTACGACTACAATTCCATCTACGACGGGCAGTTCACCCCGCGTTTCCACTTAAAGTACGAAATCAAAGACGGTACAGTCTTGAGAGCCAGCGCCGGCAAGGGCGTTCGCACACCGAATCCCGTTGCGGAAAACACACGTTTCCTCGTATCAAACCGGGAAGTGTATATGGATGAAAACCTTGACCAGGAGGTGTCATGGAATTACGGAGTCAGCTTCCAACACGAGTTTTACCTCTTCGACCGAAAGGCTTCGTTCGTAACGGATTATTACTACACGCATTTCAACAACAAGCTGATTGTGGATATGGACACCGATCCGAACAAGGTATTCTTCCAAAACCTTGACGGATCCGCCTACGCCCACAGCTTTCAGGCCGAATTGTCTTTCGAGCCTTTGTCTGGTCTAAGCGCCAGCACGGCTTACAAACTATATGACGTGCGCCAAACGATAAACGGCGATCTTCAGCAAATGCCGCTCGTGCCACGCCACCGTTTCTTCCTGAACCTTGGCTACGAGACTGTTAACGAGAAATGGCGCTTTGACTGGACCGGCCATTTCTTCGGCGAAAAAAGAATGCCCCATACGGAAAACAAACCCACTGAATACCAGCAAGACGAATACTCGCCGGCCTTCTTTACGATGCATGCGCAGGCCAGCTATAAATTCTCGGACAAACTGGAAATCTATGTAGGTGGAGAGAACTTAGGAAACTATACGCAGGACGATCCGGTAATCGCTCCGGGCGATCCGTTCGGCGAAAACTTCGACGCCTCCATGAACTGGGGGCCTGTAATCGGGACCATGATCTATACCGGCATCCGCTGGAACGTGCTCTAA
- the bla gene encoding subclass B1 metallo-beta-lactamase yields the protein MSRLLLTFLMTGLFFTNPAKAQKIDNIKVNKHIELIHLRDSVFTHVSWHKTESFGFFPANGLLVVRNGRGLLIDTPMDIQKTKELVEYVENKMGIKVEKFIAGHYHDDCIGGLEYLQQKEIPSIANRMTVAKCKEEGFPVPDQSFTKKMAFDFYGTPIECRYLGGGHTADNIVVYIPNSKVLFGGCLIKSAQAKGIGNTADAVLGKWGSTVKRVQKRYSKAEIIVPGHGKHGGHDTFTNTIRLIEANQPK from the coding sequence ATGTCGAGACTATTATTAACCTTCTTGATGACTGGGTTATTTTTTACAAACCCGGCAAAAGCGCAAAAAATTGACAATATAAAAGTCAATAAACACATCGAGCTAATACATTTGCGCGATTCAGTATTTACGCACGTATCATGGCATAAAACCGAGAGTTTCGGCTTTTTCCCGGCAAACGGATTACTTGTGGTAAGGAACGGAAGAGGATTATTAATCGACACGCCGATGGATATTCAAAAGACAAAAGAATTGGTCGAATATGTCGAAAACAAGATGGGGATAAAAGTCGAAAAGTTTATAGCGGGCCATTATCACGACGATTGCATCGGAGGGTTGGAGTATTTGCAACAAAAAGAAATCCCGTCGATCGCCAACCGAATGACGGTGGCCAAATGTAAAGAGGAAGGCTTTCCGGTTCCCGACCAGTCATTTACAAAGAAAATGGCCTTCGACTTTTACGGAACGCCTATCGAATGTCGCTATCTCGGCGGTGGACATACGGCTGACAACATCGTGGTTTATATCCCGAATTCAAAAGTGCTGTTCGGCGGATGCCTGATAAAATCGGCTCAAGCAAAAGGCATAGGGAATACCGCCGACGCTGTGTTGGGCAAATGGGGATCAACGGTAAAGCGTGTACAAAAACGCTATTCTAAGGCGGAAATAATCGTGCCCGGACACGGAAAGCACGGAGGACATGACACGTTTACAAATACGATCCGGCTTATTGAGGCAAACCAGCCAAAATAA
- the thiS gene encoding sulfur carrier protein ThiS — protein sequence MRIHVNNKAREVKDEKNVHDLLEELEVPKQGTAVAINNRVVPKDAWLSTLLAEDDKVTLIRATQGG from the coding sequence ATGCGTATTCACGTAAACAACAAGGCCAGGGAAGTCAAAGACGAAAAAAACGTACACGATCTGTTGGAAGAGCTTGAAGTGCCAAAACAAGGGACGGCCGTGGCCATCAACAACCGAGTGGTGCCCAAAGACGCTTGGCTGTCCACACTTTTGGCCGAAGACGACAAAGTCACGCTAATCCGCGCCACGCAAGGCGGATAA
- the thiC gene encoding phosphomethylpyrimidine synthase ThiC, translating into MRKDKIPSQEAITRKPFPASKKVYVEGKLHDIKVGMREIELEDTTIHLANGEKKHEKNAPVTVYDASGPYSDPNIEIDVHKGLDRLREDWITARGDVEQLSSITSDYGKERESDSKLDELRFEYRHKPYRAKKGQNVSQMHYAKQGIITPEMEYVAIRENQRLDEIKDLGPQHPGQNFGALTPKGPVTPEFVRDEIAAGRAIIPANINHPETEPMIIGRNFLVKVNANIGNSATTSSIEEEVEKAVWATRWGADTIMDLSTGKNIHETREWVIRNSPVPVGTVPIYQALEKVNGKAEDLTWELFRDTLIEQAEQGVDYFTIHAGVRLKYVPLTARRITGIVSRGGSIMAKWCLAHHKESFLYTHFEEICEIMKAYDVAFSLGDGLRPGCLADANDAAQFGELETLGELTKIAWKHDVQTMIEGPGHVPMHMIKENMDKQLRDCFEAPFYTLGPLTTDIAPGYDHITSAIGAAQIGWYGTAMLCYVTPKEHLGLPNKEDVREGVVTYKLAAHAADLAKGQFGAQYRDNALSKARFEFRWRDQFNLSLDPERAIEYHDETLPAEGAKVAHFCSMCGPNFCSMKITQDVRDYAEKNGMVEDEALKKGLEEKSKEFREKGSEIYQ; encoded by the coding sequence ATGAGGAAAGACAAAATACCATCGCAAGAAGCCATTACGCGCAAGCCGTTTCCCGCTTCCAAGAAAGTTTACGTAGAGGGAAAACTTCACGACATCAAAGTGGGCATGCGCGAAATCGAGCTTGAAGACACCACTATTCACTTAGCCAACGGCGAAAAGAAACACGAAAAAAACGCTCCCGTAACCGTATACGACGCCAGCGGGCCGTACTCGGATCCTAACATTGAGATCGATGTGCATAAAGGCCTTGACCGCCTGCGAGAAGATTGGATCACCGCCCGTGGCGATGTGGAGCAACTTTCCTCCATCACCTCAGACTACGGCAAGGAGCGCGAAAGCGACAGCAAACTCGACGAGTTGCGCTTCGAATATCGCCACAAACCTTACCGCGCCAAAAAGGGGCAGAACGTGTCGCAGATGCACTACGCCAAGCAGGGAATCATTACCCCGGAAATGGAGTACGTGGCCATCCGCGAAAACCAGCGACTGGACGAAATCAAGGACTTGGGCCCTCAGCATCCGGGACAAAACTTCGGGGCATTGACGCCGAAAGGTCCTGTAACTCCGGAATTTGTCCGTGACGAGATCGCCGCCGGACGCGCCATTATTCCGGCCAACATCAACCACCCTGAAACCGAACCGATGATTATCGGCAGAAATTTCTTGGTGAAGGTAAACGCCAATATCGGTAACTCGGCCACGACGTCGAGCATCGAGGAAGAGGTGGAAAAAGCCGTTTGGGCCACTCGCTGGGGCGCCGACACTATCATGGACCTTTCGACGGGGAAAAATATTCACGAAACCCGCGAGTGGGTTATCCGCAACTCGCCGGTACCGGTAGGTACGGTGCCGATTTACCAAGCGCTGGAAAAAGTGAACGGAAAAGCCGAGGACCTTACTTGGGAACTCTTCCGCGACACTCTGATAGAGCAGGCCGAGCAAGGTGTCGATTACTTCACCATCCACGCCGGCGTACGCCTCAAGTACGTTCCTTTGACCGCCCGCCGTATCACCGGTATCGTTTCGCGTGGCGGTTCTATTATGGCCAAATGGTGCTTGGCACATCATAAAGAAAGTTTCCTGTACACGCATTTCGAAGAGATTTGCGAAATCATGAAAGCTTATGACGTAGCCTTCTCATTGGGCGACGGCCTGCGTCCCGGCTGTCTGGCCGACGCCAACGACGCCGCGCAGTTCGGCGAATTGGAAACTTTGGGCGAGCTGACCAAGATCGCTTGGAAACACGATGTTCAGACCATGATCGAAGGCCCGGGACACGTTCCGATGCATATGATCAAAGAGAACATGGACAAGCAGTTGCGCGACTGTTTCGAGGCTCCGTTCTACACGCTCGGACCTTTGACAACTGATATCGCTCCGGGTTACGACCATATCACCTCGGCCATCGGCGCCGCGCAAATCGGTTGGTACGGAACGGCCATGCTCTGCTACGTTACTCCGAAAGAACACCTCGGGTTGCCAAACAAGGAAGACGTTCGCGAAGGCGTAGTGACCTACAAACTCGCCGCCCACGCCGCCGACTTGGCCAAAGGGCAGTTCGGTGCGCAATACCGCGACAACGCCCTGAGCAAAGCCCGCTTCGAGTTCCGTTGGAGAGACCAATTCAACCTCTCTCTCGACCCAGAGCGCGCCATCGAATACCACGACGAAACTCTCCCTGCCGAAGGCGCCAAAGTGGCCCACTTCTGCTCGATGTGCGGCCCGAACTTCTGCTCGATGAAAATCACGCAAGACGTCCGCGACTACGCCGAGAAAAACGGAATGGTGGAAGACGAAGCCCTCAAAAAAGGCCTCGAAGAAAAATCGAAAGAATTCCGCGAAAAGGGATCGGAGATTTATCAATAA
- a CDS encoding thiamine phosphate synthase yields the protein MISKLHYITQDLAHKTHAEQTEAACAGGVDWVQLRVKNQTDERVLEIALEVKRICDAHGATLIINDRVRVAKEVGAHGVHLGKTDMPSKEARRVLGAGFIIGGTANTLDDIRALEQAGVDYIGLGPFRFTETKKNLSPVLGLEGYRNILGGGVSVPVVAIGGIKHGDITAVMEAGPHGVALSSLINLAENPSASAKKVLDILAGKTA from the coding sequence ATGATTTCAAAATTACACTATATCACCCAAGACCTCGCCCATAAAACCCATGCTGAGCAGACAGAGGCCGCTTGTGCGGGAGGTGTGGATTGGGTACAGCTTCGGGTAAAAAACCAGACGGACGAGCGGGTTTTGGAAATCGCTTTGGAGGTAAAAAGAATTTGTGACGCTCACGGCGCTACGCTGATTATTAACGACCGCGTTCGTGTGGCCAAAGAAGTCGGCGCCCACGGCGTACACCTCGGCAAAACGGATATGCCCTCAAAAGAAGCGCGCCGGGTCCTCGGCGCCGGCTTTATAATCGGCGGCACCGCCAACACGTTGGACGATATCCGGGCATTGGAACAAGCCGGGGTGGATTATATCGGCCTCGGCCCGTTCCGCTTTACCGAGACGAAGAAAAACCTGAGTCCCGTGCTGGGTCTTGAAGGCTACCGCAATATCCTTGGCGGCGGCGTAAGCGTACCCGTGGTGGCTATAGGCGGCATCAAGCATGGTGATATCACCGCCGTGATGGAGGCCGGACCGCATGGCGTAGCGCTCAGCTCGCTGATCAATTTGGCCGAAAACCCCTCCGCTTCAGCCAAAAAGGTTCTGGATATTTTGGCGGGAAAGACCGCTTAG